A genomic stretch from Setaria viridis chromosome 1, Setaria_viridis_v4.0, whole genome shotgun sequence includes:
- the LOC117850930 gene encoding histone H2B.5, translated as MAPKAEKKPAAKKPAEEEPAEKAAPAEKAPAGKKPKAEKRLPAGKSAGKEGGDKKGKKKAKKSVETYKIYIFKVLKQVHPDIGISSKAMSIMNSFINDIFEKLAAEAAKLARYNKKPTITSREIQTSVRLVLPGELAKHAVSEGTKAVTKFTSS; from the coding sequence ATGGCGCCCAAGGCGGAGAAGAAGCCGGCGGCCAAGAAGCCCGCtgaggaggagcccgcggagAAGGCTGCGCCAGCGGAGAAGGCCCCCGCGGGCAAGAAGCCCAAGGCGGAGAAGCGGCTTCCGGCGGGCAAGTCCGCCGGCAAGGAGGGCGGCGACAAGAAGGgcaagaagaaggccaagaagaGCGTGGAGACCTACAAGATCTACATCTTCAAGGTCCTCAAGCAGGTGCACCCCGACATCGGCATCTCCTCCAAGGCCATGTCCATCATGAACTCCTTCATCAACGACATCTTCGAGAAGCTCGCCGCGGAGGCCGCCAAGCTCGCCCGCTACAACAAGAAGCCCACCATCACCTCCCGCGAGATCCAGACCTCGGTGCGCCTCGTCCTCCCCGGGGAGCTCGCCAAGCACGCCGTCTCGGAGGGCACCAAGGCCGTGACCAAGTTCACCTCGTCTTAG
- the LOC117842273 gene encoding uncharacterized protein, whose product MMMGRRESSETLRNKCAACYRQYNRMEHLVEHMKVNYHSVHEPRCGVCGKHCRSFESLREHLIGPLPKVECARVFSVRGCSICLNIFDSNAAVRYHRAACQYTRAAPMPRGGITGRAVALACKMVGGGSDGSVDLCARVCLIGEDENIIFQTYVKPTAPVTNYRYEVTGVRPEYLRDAMPLKVAQRRIQEILCNGEPLWKLRPRSYGRAKILVGHGLEHDLERLGLEYPAFMIRDTAKYPPLLKTSKLSNSLKYLTQAYLGYDIQTGIQDPYEDCVAAMRLYIRMRSQAHPRDYNSGSGEAQNNYPAWRQRELERMSPEELLALSASDYYCWCLDY is encoded by the exons ATGATGATGGGCAGGAGGGAGTCCTCGGAGACCTTGAG gaacaaatgcgcGGCCTGCTACAGGCAGTACAACAGGATGGAGCACCTGGTGGAGCACATGAAGGTGAACTACCACTCGGTGCACGAGCCCAGGTGCGGCGTCTGCGGCAAGCACTGCCGCTCCTTCGAGTCGCTCAGGGAGCATCTGATCG GGCCATTGCCCAAGGTGGAGTGCGCGCGGGTTTTCAGCGTCCGCGGCTGCAGCATCTGCCTCAACATCTTCGACAGCAACGCCGCCGTCAGATACCACCGTGCAGCCTGCCAATACACTCGTGCTGCTCCG ATGCCCAGGGGTGGCATAACTGGCCGTGCGGTTGCTCTGGCTTGTAAAATGGTTGGAGGAGGGAGTGACGGCTCAGTGGACCTTTGTGCAAGGGTGTGCCTCATTGGAGAAGACGAGAATATCATCTTCCAGACCTATGTCAAACCTACAGCTCCAGTCACCAACTACAG GTATGAAGTAACTGGGGTAAGGCCAGAGTACTTGAGGGACGCAATGCCACTGAAGGTTGCACAGAGGAGGATCCAGGAGATCTTGTGCAACGGGGAGCCGCTGTGGAAGTTACGCCCAAGGAGTTATGGAAGGGCAAAGATCCTGGTTGGCCATGGCCTGGAACATGATCTTGAGCGCCTAGGGTTGGAGTACCCCGCATTCATGATCAG GGACACTGCAAAATACCCGCCTCTGTTGAAGACTAGCAAACTGAGTAACTCCCTGAAGTATCTTACACAAGCATATCTTGG GTATGATATTCAAACAGGCATTCAGGATCCCTATGAGGACTGTGTGGCAGCAATGAGGCTGTACATCAGGATGAGATCACAGGCTCACCCGAGAGATTATAACTCCGGTTCAGGTGAGGCCCAGAACAACTACCCAGCCTGGAGGCAGAGAGAACTGGAGAGGATGAGCCCAGAAGAACTGCTGGCACTTTCAGCATCAGACTATTATTGCTGGTGCCTGGATTACTAA